Genomic window (Leptospira bouyouniensis):
GATGGATTTTTGTTCGGATCTGATCGATTGGGAAGAGATAATTTGGCACTTTTTTGTTACGGCGCGATGTCTACCATTTTGATTGTGATTCCCGCAAGGATTCTAACAATATTGTTTTCATTTTTCGTATCAACATTTTCGTTAGTATTTCCTAAAAGATCTGATTTTTTGTTATCTGGATTTGTTTCGGTTTCACTATCCATTCCTTCTCTATTATCAGCACTCATCGTGATCAGTATTTTACCAAACAATCCATTTTCACTTATGGTTGCGATCCTTGTTTCGGACTGGGCAATGGTATATGAAACCTTAACTGCAAAAATTCGTGAGATCCAAACAAGTCCTTATATTTCTGCTTCACTCTGTTTTGGTGCAAAACCAAAACATCTCATATTTTTACATTATTTACCTGCTTTAAAAAACATGTTTCAATTCTTGTTTTTTTCAGGATTACCAACTGTTGTCATGACAACGGCTCTTTTTTCTTATTTAGGGATTCAGACTTCTGTAGGTGATACTGGACCAGGTTTGGGGGAACAAATTTCATTTTCCAAAGATTATTTTGATCAGTCTCCATTTTCCGTTTTGCTTCCGATCATTGCTATTTTAACTTTGGTGTATTCATTGGGGTCCCGTAATCAAAGATATGAAACATAAAATTTCAGCTTTTTTGCTAATTGTGGGATTACTTGTGAATACCATTCCTCTTATTGCAATAGATG
Coding sequences:
- a CDS encoding ABC transporter permease subunit, encoding MLLNSIRLLFFGTILWGIVFLPAPSNVDLMNNNLPFLTDGFLFGSDRLGRDNLALFCYGAMSTILIVIPARILTILFSFFVSTFSLVFPKRSDFLLSGFVSVSLSIPSLLSALIVISILPNNPFSLMVAILVSDWAMVYETLTAKIREIQTSPYISASLCFGAKPKHLIFLHYLPALKNMFQFLFFSGLPTVVMTTALFSYLGIQTSVGDTGPGLGEQISFSKDYFDQSPFSVLLPIIAILTLVYSLGSRNQRYET